Genomic segment of Vitis riparia cultivar Riparia Gloire de Montpellier isolate 1030 chromosome 19, EGFV_Vit.rip_1.0, whole genome shotgun sequence:
CTATTTTCCAAATTCAACTATTGGTAGTACTAATAGAAGTGTGATGAATGGGGGTTTTAACCCCAAGAACTAGCCACCTAGGACCATGAGGGATTACCTACAGCCTAGTCGGGTCAATGCTCCTTCTTGCTTGATATTTCTTTTtgacatttttcaaataaacattGAGCTTGAAATGATCCAATTGCTATCCCTATTTTATGGAAGGGAGGATGAAAatcctttttcttatttaaaagaatttgaagaggTATGGTCTATTTTGGCAGAGCCTTCATGAAATCTGGATCATTCAAAACTCaaggttttcttttttcattaaagAAAGAGGATAACCATTGGTGGTATAGCATGAGACTCTATAGTATAAGTTCTTAGgctactttataaaaaaaaaaaaatcacaaatatattttggtatataaaattgtttcctttgaaagacattaaaattttttgttttatagagAATGAGACTTTTCATCATtgttatgataaatttaaagcTTTGTTGTTTAACTTCCTTACCATAGTTTTGAAAACTCAAGGATTGCTTCTTCTTTTTGAAGGGGACCATCCccctaaatgaaataatttgttGAAAACATGACTGGTGGGTACTTTATACAGGAGGAACCAAAAGAAGCACTTGAGCATTTAAAATTGCTTGCTGAAAAATCAAGGGTTTGGGACCCCTTAGTCCTCAAGTGCATCTTCTAGAACGTGAAAGCCAACCCCAACAACATATAATCTCTCATCTCATCTCTCAATTTATTGTTTCCCCTTAGAACAAGAGTTTTGACGAAGATGATTTTTGGATGTTGTAAGAGGACGAAGCCACTGAGGTTAAGGAAAAGGAAACTGTGTACATAGCAGCTGAAAAGAATTTGTTGAAAAAGAACCAGTTGAAGAAGAGAACTTCCAACAGGTTGCAAATAAGGTTACAAGCTgcatttttgttattattgctTTGGCCAATTTAGTGTGTGGGAGCACCATCATTGTGAAGCTTATAATATTATGTTCTCAGTCCACTCAAGTGTAAATTGTTAGCACCAGGAAGGTGCACAAAGGGTATAACATAAAGGAATTGCGCACTTTTGAGGTTCGCTAACCCAACTTGCACATTTTGAAAGCATGACTGAAATTCCACACCCTAAGAAATTCCACATCAGAGCGCAACTATTATTATTGCGCAATCATTTCCCATCCataataaaaatctttattCTCTTATGTAAACTTTTGGAAGAAAAAGGCCTTCCCAAATAAAACCATAATTGCTTAGAGACTTTTGTCCACCCCACCATCATATATATCAATTGAAATTTTTGGTCAATCTCACCCTCAGTGCAGAATTCCAAATTGTTTCCAACTTTTCTGGGGAAAAtggagaattttttatttttaaattcctcatgtatttttcttacatttttatagTATCCAAAGacagaaaattaattattcctttcaagttttttttcttttttatttataggacAGAGCTAAACAGGATtagcataaaagaaaataacttgACTAATAAACAAAAGCAAGGGAGATAACACAAAGCAATTTAAAAGGGGCAAGCGAGTAAAGAAACTAACAGTGATATATTATGAGTTGCCATAAGTTGAAGCGACTTCCACTTCGGAAAGCCCAAGGCCTTTTAGCCAATACCGTCAAAGGGGCTTTATCATCATCAGAATCTTTAGCATCACCGAAATGGCATGTGGCAAGGTGAGGATAACGTTGAACCAGATACAGTGCTACATCTGCATATTATAAAATTGTACATGGGAACCCGACGGTAATTCATATCAAGAAAATAGATAGGGGATGGTAAATATAGCTCACCATGAAACCCCACCATTAGTGCTCTGCGCAGAAGTACGATTCCAGGCGAATTTGAGAAGGGATATGGAGGTTCATTATCTCTGGTGACgcttaataaatataaagtcAGCTCTTTATGACCATACCTAAGAGCGCTGTGAAGAGGCGCAAAATCGTAGCGGTTGCAGATATTGGGCAAGTCTGACTTTTTGTTCACTAACAACTTGACTGCTTTTATATTGCCAGCCCTTACAGCGTTGAAAATGGCAGTGGCGCCATCAGAATCCCGCAGAGCCAGATCCTCACTTGGCATAATCTTAACCAACTTCTCCACGAAACCCATTCTGGCCTCTCCTAACTCAACTGCTATGTGAAGAATTCGGGATTCATCTGTTCCGAACCGGGCGGAGAATAATCGTGGATCATCCTCCAATAATTTTGAAGCACTTTCCCAGTCACCATTGAGAACAGCTTTGTACAGTTCCAACTGATCGAATTCTGCAGTCACAAAACCAAAAGATGTATAGGTCAGCCTAGATTTCCCTGATATGTATATTTCTTCAACGTTCACAACATCctaatactaaaattattttttaaaaaataaatcatttaagttatgtttagttcttagaaaatttgtcaaaattacaaggaaaagaaagtaaattgaaaaaatagaaggtaagaaaaagtgaaataataatcaataaattaattatttttatacgctactactcatttcacttattttaattattcaatataaaaattaaatgatttaaaatttcataaatttataattaattttaattataattgattttcttaaatatttttttcgaTATAACTAAATACGGGAAAATCAATTTCCTTGATATCTTTTCTTTGCTAATTATTTTCTTGGACTTTTTTGTTTACCTCTAGTCAACATCTTTATATCTTTCAATAATAGTTTGAACCTCCAATAAACTACacgaattaaaatttaattttcttccattttttattttaacagcAGTTTGTACAACACTTCTACTGGTATACTAATTATGCCCAAAAGTTGCATGAACATGAACATGGTTTTCAGCATCTTACCGGACCTGCGAGTCCTTTGCAAAGATGGAGATAAAACCGCTGAAACATTTTCATCAGTATCTGTTTGGGCTGTCATCGATTACCGAGAGTGGTAATGAAGAGGAAGCCATTACAGTGAACTCCTCAGCAATGTCCATGTTACTGTTTTTAGGGCTGTTTGCGCTGTTGTCATTTCTAAGACgtagtgaagaagaagaagccattACAACAAATTCCTTATCGTGCTGATAGTCATTGCCATGTTTAGCGAAGTTATTCTAATGTGCAACAGAAAACCTAAACAAAATCTGCAGTTGACAAAGGTCAAAATTAACTTACCTCGCAGACGGAAGATTATATTTAACTATATCAAGGCAGAGAAGATACTCTCATCCAAAGAGAGACAACAGCAGCCCTTTTTCCCAGAGTCTTCAAATGATACAGGAAATCGGCCAGGAAGCATTGAAGCATAAGAGGTGCAATGATAGAGTCTTCCAAGTCAACTTTATTTAGTTGAGTATTGGGTACTAAGGAGTAGATAGCGTTGAAACGTTATGACTGGTGGATGACTGTCATTCAAAATAATAGGCATACatgatttattcatatataaaataaacaaagaaaattaggGGAGTAATTNNNNNNNNNNNNNNNNNNNNNNNNNNNNNNNNNNNNNNNNNNNNNNNNNNNNNNNNNNNNNNNNNNNNNNNNNNNNNNNNNNNNNNNNNNNNNNNNNNNNTAATAATTCCATGAGTTCGTATTTTGTTTTagctatatttatttattcacgcGTTAcctaattcatttatttattaataaaactaatttttataggctagagatttaattttaaagatcTGTTCTGGTTAGtgattttatttaactttaggTTTAGGTACTCttgtaaaattttagtttgttaaaataattgatcacgTGTGTTAAGAATTTAAGTTTAGATTGGctttaattagtgtttaattcattttaagcttagattacatttttataatgaaagtttatttagaaaattgattccattaattcatattttgtttttgttttattatagtATTTATTTATGTGTTGTCTACTTATCCATATGTCAATAAGATTAATTCTATAGGTTAGAGATCtcgttttaaaatatattatggttagtgtttttatttaattttaggtttagGTGCTCttgtaaaatttttgtttgctGAAATAATTAATCTTAcgtgttaaatatttgattttagacttgccttaattagtgttaaaaatatttttttaagcctagatttcattttaataatgtaagTTTATTTAGAGAGTAGATTTcttgaattcatattttgtttttagtttgttttcatttaaattgattcattctaattattttaggtgtgtttataattttaagttattaataaaatcgATTCTATATTCAAAGGTGCATGTCCTtagtttattttgatttagCCTTACTCATCTATTCAGTTTaggtattttctataatattagttcactaataaaattaattttatgattgaaaattattgtttgccttgatttgatttggttcattttaattgGTCTAGATGTGTTTGTATGTTTAATCGATCACGTGCtaatttgttattattactcttaattgatatgttttttttaatattagtcattaatttaattggtttaagtttgaatagtttatttCTTAGGTAGTCTCtggtaaaatttacttttcggaAGCCATCAGAAGATAGTGAAGATTGACCTCCATTCCCACCACTTCAATCGTCTCGGTTGTCAAAAactctactttgtgattttgttctcttttgtttttgcttgatattttattccttatgtcatgttgttttcaaattaatttcttttgttttaaaataaaacacttttcttaaaagatccctttaaaaatctattttttttaaaaaaattcatctagagtccttagaatcaaaatctcgtcttcttaaataatatgcaaccttGTCTTGGTCAGTTTGCatctttttctgttttcaatgaaaattttggttttaaataaaacacgaatcaaagcttgtggtcccaaataaatggaaTGATTTTAGGCTAGATTTTGTGTAtaccaattggggaattggtgaaacccctacataaatgttttttcaaaactcctCCTTGCTACCAGTTATCACTCAGCCATTgaccctttagatttaaaattcgttttagcaactttgaaatatttttaaaaattttccaaaacttgtatgactttcctcacttcttgagctttaattttaaatttttttttgagacaaaaaaccattttggaatagaagatataaatgagtctttagGGGGCTTCGTTTTCACCCAGTTTTGGACACCCAAGAActtttttgaaacaataaaataccataggactttttaaattttattaaatatttttttctaaattttaggcttctttaaattgatattagacacataaaatattgaaaaatgtgTCTTTTTGAGGgagttttgatttttcaaatttgtaccTACTACACATGTTGAATTCTAGACATATGATTAgattgagtgttttaaaaaatatttttgagcaATATCTGaccttgaatttattttttatgtggtCTACACACTTTAAAATGtgtgtgatttttattttttattttatgtgatcatttattattttaaaaaaaattgtttatgcaTGTCACTTTTTCTTACCTAATCTGGACTTTGTAAAACCTTTAGGTGTTTTGCTGCAACTTGTCCTTTGAATGAGAGTTTGTCTTTCTGCATGTTGatctagatgtgtaggagttgtttctaaaaattcttcgtaattaaattccactctaagccattttttagaaattgttttatgatgcttcctttttaaattgcatgttgatgattttgtacattgcttgaattggttatttatttttggagtcatttgacttaccttggctcaattttggctttggtactgtgtattagacataatgaatatgttatataattcatACTTGTCCTAATCACTCTAGCTTTTTTGGAGGAATcatataaattatgcatgctatctaGGTACGTtctctatcacttacttttcggaaattttatgaacatgcataTTGTTGTGAGTCTTATTTATGCTTGATGtgatccttaggtgcttagatgtatgcttgatTTTCTTGGGTAAAATACATGTGTGCTATATTTCCAAACTAACCATTAATGTTTTGTGATAGCACTAAAGAAGTAGTCCAGGTAAGCACCTcaaatcttctttatgatttgtgattggttttttttcttgtttgacaTGCTATTTTTTAAGTCACTTAGCCTACCTAGATATTCATGATCAagcaattaattgccacatttcgctcaacttagtcaatagagacctttGTAAGGCTTAGTGGGGTGCTACCTTCTAAAGGTactttcccaataagtaacttgatcctTAGACCTAGACTCGGCTTTTTCAAAGAAttgcttttccaaaattatgaagtcacttctttagggttttctttcttgttttattttccctttaaaataaaaataaaataagtggtgactccaactttttctaaaaacaaatttttcacCGATAAAAGCAAGTCTCACCAATGGAGTGGGggtgcacgtgaaaaatgtgggtccacaccgactttcttcttttttagaATACTTGGAATCTAGTCCAAGCTTTGATCTCGACCTCTTCTTAAATTCACATAAGATGAAATTTGGGTTTTATCCCATATAGGATGAATATGAGAATATGGATGAAAACCACACTAAATCAAcctattttgaaagaaattttctcactcaaaaattgattttcaactcaaacctataatattttctctcaaGGAAAACACACTCCAAATGTGGTAAGAAACATGAAGCTCCAAGAAGGTTCACTAAGCTCTCACAACCACGCTTCCTCATTTGGAAATAGAGTACTATAAATATTAAGGTTTTAAAACCCATTAAGCTGTTGAGATTCATttggaaaataatgaaaatttacaGATGTGATCAAACTCTAATAGATTAGatcaaattgaaaaacaaatttgtgTGTAGTAGGTATTGTTACCCTTTAGTTTGATCGATAAAAATTGATCCAAAtgttttaaacaatttttttttttgacactcttaagcttcaaaaccatttttcaacagaagaataaaagattaaaactcGTTTAATCATCACCTCAAAACCAATTCCCATATCCTCTAACAATCTTCAATAACGAACCATTTTGAAATGACAAGAGTACAAGGGAGGATTTGGAGTGATTGAGCTTAGAACAATGAGaattttgatttggaattgcCAACACAAATATGCTTATAAAAATGCTTCTATTGAATTATGTGAGTGGAGAGAGGGACCAAAAGCTCTTCTATTTATTGCTACATTATGGTTCTTCCCATCAATCAACCAACAACCAAATACTTTaaacttttctttaattaattaattaattaattaattataataataataataataataataataataataactaaaacataaacttaataagtattatgaattttgaaatggatttaaTTTAAGTTCTCCAAAAATTCATGCATggaaaaatgaatctaaatattttaagaaaataaaacttaacttttaagaaaaaaaacttaatatgaaGACTACTCTTAAttctaacattctcccacttgatTTATAATGACGACCTTACAGTTTTCTTTACTAGATTCATTAAGTGGTTGTCCATAGTCATAACtattttaaattccaaaattatATCACTTGAACAAATAAACTGCTAATATAGATCGTGGTGGTCCTACATTACTCTTTTAAGATAATTCTAAACATACATCACAATATTagtaattttcttattcaaaCTACCTTAAATGAAGAATTAGGCTAAAATAATTCCATTATACCCACAAACTTTAAAATTCCAACTTTTGTGTCAAAGACATCTCATGTTTTACCATCAAAATGTGGATATAATGGAACCAAGATAGAGTAGAATCATTATAAATTGTAAATAGAGCTCATAGTATCTCAACTAAAAAtcctttaataaaatatagagaCCCATGTTACAAAGATGTTCCTTAAAAGTCCTTAACCCCAATGCTATAGCCAAAGGGTTTATAATCATCAAGTTCATACTGATATGTTAATTAATTGACATTGTTTGATAAAGTGCATGAGAAGTGGCCTCATAGCATGCCACAAATTCTACTTCCATAGTGGAGGAAGCAATTAGTAATCACTTTGAATGTTTCCATGAGAACTCCACAAAGAAGTAGAAAAACATATGATTTCCTACTATTAAGACATCTATTATAATTTGAATCTAAATATTCAATGAGTTtaagattttcaatttctatataTGTGAACATGTAGTCCTTAGTCCCTTGAAGATATCACATTACTTTCTTAGTAGCAACCCAATGATCGTATTTTAGATTACTTTAAAATCTTCCCAACGTTCCAACCATAAAATTGATGTTAGGGCAAGTGCAAATTTGAGTATATATTAAGCTTTCCACAATAGAAACATATGAAATCTCTCTCACTTTGTTCTTCTCAACTTCATTTCTTGGCATTGattagaattatatttttctcctttaaagTTAGGCACTACTCTAATTGAGCAATTTTTCATGTTATAACTTTCATGaactttattaatataattcTCTTAGGATAGTTCAAGAAGTCATTTTGTCCTAAAATATTCCAATTCCAATCATAAAGGACTCTTCACCTATGTCCATATCAAATTTCTCATAAAGAAAAAACTTTAGTTTCTTTAAGCAAATTGTTATTGTAATAAGCTAAATTTAATTAAAGGTTAATTCAAATTTGCTTAATCCCTTAATAAAGATTAATGGCTTGGTTAGTGCATTGATTAGTTGATAAATTAAAGGAGTTGATTAGTTTGTTAATAAACTTGTTAAgctaattaaaagatgttaagGAATAAGTGGTGTTCCTTTATAGATTTTTTCCTTATGGTAGCAAGTTGACAACTTAGCTACTTGTTTGAATGGGTAGCTAAAAATTCAATAGTTGATAACTAATTACATGGCTAAATAGAGTCATGGTCACcttaaaatttagtttaaaaatggTTGCAATAGTGTGAGAAGCCAATTAACTGTAGGACATTAACGTTGTTTTAAAACCTTTGTTTTcgattatttatgaaaattttggatgaaaagttcaattaaattcgattttaaaaatggtttattaGGTGATATGGTGTGTGTAGGTGCATCAATTCTAATTGTGCATGATATATGAGTATAAGAATTATTGTGTGAAATGTGTTGCTCATATTTGAATTATACTCTATACTCTATTTtgttgaaatatattttatatttgctAAAACTAATTTGTTAATGCAGTTGGGCAACATAGAAGGGTACTACAAACATTGGTACAACTTGTGGAAAAGGCACCATGATGGGTGGCTTGAATGAAAGGTAAAAAGCAATATAGGAGACTGATCTTGGTTAATAGTCCCTAAAGGAAGAAAGGTAAAGTACCCTAGGATGAAAACCTAAAAACATCCTTAAGAAGATCCATGCATGGATTAATGGGAAGGCATGGACGCATGCTCCTGGGTGAGAGCCCGATAATACGTTTTGTACTATTATAATTGTTAAGACATAgagtcttatttatatgttggcaagtttgttccttttaatgtttgattatagaagtctttttatatAGTGACTTGTTGTCATTGAAGATCACAAATTGTTGTTTGTGCATCCAGGAAGTCATCGATACATTTAAAAAGCTTTGACTTGTGGCAAGTTAGGCTCCATTGAAGTATAGAGAGGATTCGTAATTGTcttgaacttaaaattaatttttataaagtttttttaaaaataatagatgcTTAAGTGGGAGCACCGCTTAAGTGATGATCACTCAAGCACTCCGCATCGCTTGAGGCTTGAAGCACTTAAGCCACCTAAGTGGGCTCAAGCGACCATGAATATTTAACTGAGATTTTTTCACTCAAATCTAATTTAGAAGTTTTCTAAAATCTCTTTGGGATTTAATCCTATAAATATCTTATTATAACCCCTTAAGAAATCACATATTCTTTAGAAAGGTTCTTAGAGAGAAAGCCTAATGTGCCACACAATTTtcaatctctcattcaaggatttgatcATTGAATCTTGGGTTGAAGACCTTCATCCTTTTGGCAAAACTAAAGTGTATTCATTGGAGCAATCAAAGGTTGTTGTGTCACGGATGTGGATCAAATTGTAGGTA
This window contains:
- the LOC117908481 gene encoding uncharacterized protein LOC117908481 isoform X1, producing the protein MTAQTDTDENVSAVLSPSLQRTRRSEFDQLELYKAVLNGDWESASKLLEDDPRLFSARFGTDESRILHIAVELGEARMGFVEKLVKIMPSEDLALRDSDGATAIFNAVRAGNIKAVKLLVNKKSDLPNICNRYDFAPLHSALRYGHKELTLYLLSVTRDNEPPYPFSNSPGIVLLRRALMVGFHDVALYLVQRYPHLATCHFGDAKDSDDDKAPLTVLAKRPWAFRSGSRFNLWQLIIYHSCRKVNAIFWELVGWLVPPIKHIQETKTMHTQTLQLLNHLCTEVLRVSRAQGIFRQSFINGAKYGIPEILEEIIKSYPFALEYLDEVVFKSVVSNRYEKIFNLICETGMHRQLIIRTEDDSNKGNILHLAGKLAPPHRLSLISGAALQMQRELHWFKEIEKHAPRAFSEFENENKVKPKMTFIKEHEDLIKEGEKWMKGTAKFYTLAAALIATVVFAAAITIPGGNHDDTGIPNFS
- the LOC117908481 gene encoding uncharacterized protein LOC117908481 isoform X2 produces the protein MTAQTDTDENVSAVLSPSLQRTRRSEFDQLELYKAVLNGDWESASKLLEDDPRLFSARFGTDESRILHIAVELGEARMGFVEKLVKIMPSEDLALRDSDGATAIFNAVRAGNIKAVKLLVNKKSDLPNICNRYDFAPLHSALRYGHKELTLYLLSVTRDNEPPYPFSNSPGIVLLRRALMVGFHDVALYLVQRYPHLATCHFGDAKDSDDDKAPLTVLAKRPWAFRSGSRFNLWQLIIYHSCRKVNAIFWELVGWLVPPIKHIQETKTMHTQTLQLLNHLCTEVLRVSRAQGIFRQSFINGAKYGIPEILEEIIKSYPFALEYLDEVVFKSVVSNRYEKIFNLICETGMHRQLIIRTEDDSNKGNILHLAGKLAPPHRLSLISGAALQMQRELHWFKEIEKYAPRAFSESENNDEDKPKMVFIKEHKKLIKEGEKWMKGTAKFTHWQRRLLLL